The Scophthalmus maximus strain ysfricsl-2021 chromosome 14, ASM2237912v1, whole genome shotgun sequence region taatgaagtaCAGAACTACACTGTTGCATATGAAACTGACAGCCTTTTGTGGGTGTTGCAGCTGTGGTAACCGCGTTGATGGGATTCCCAACAGGAACATTCCTGTGAAGTCTGAGAGTAACGGTGttgcagcagaaacaaacaatcatCCAAACTCGGTGGGGATACTGCAGGTGTGTGGATCATTGCCATGCTGTTTTTATGTACCTTTATTgtgttggtgtatgtgtgtttgcatctacATGTAAGCATGTGTTTGTCTTGTCTATGTGATTATATACGTACAGCTGTGGTAGTTCCTTTGCATATGTAGGTTTTCTGCCCAAACCTTTGATAATAAACCACAAGTAGGGTCAGCTTGATAACTGAAACAACTTCCACAGATAAATTTAATATAAATCTAATGGAATGTCTATGTCCCGTCTCATATTTTCACTTTGGCCTTTTCATTTTAGGAGCTAGCGTTGCAGAGAGGATGGCGTCTTCCAGAATACACAGTTTTAATGGAAGCTGGTCCACCACACAAGAGAGAGTTCACCGTTACGTGTCGACTGGAGTCCCTCTCAGAAAAGGGTAGGGGTGTTTTCCAGACATTCTCAAAAAAATTTATTTCTAAGTGACCAAAATTTGTTGGTGTTCATCTCCCTATCTCCGTGTTGTGTTTTGATAGCTGTCGGAAATTCAAAAAAGGGAGCAAAAAAGgcagctgcagagaaaatgatAGCAAAGCTACAAAGTCTGTCAGGCTGTTCTGAAATCACATGGGTATGTCAAATACTTGTCACCTCTGGAGGCAGGAGCAACATTTCTGAGTCAAATGTgtcaaagttttgtgttaaaatgttttattctattttatttttcattctcagATGCCTAAACCAAGCGTCCGATTCGAGAACTTGAGGAACTCGTCAGCGGAGAAGATGTGTTTACTGAGGAGAAACCCCCTGAGCATTCCCAACACCGATTACATCCAGTTGATGTTGGAGCTGTCCAATGAGCAAGGCTTTGAGGTCACGTATTTTGATATTGGTGAGACAACCCACACTACATCTGTGTTTCTCTTGAATCGGAATTCATGATAATCTAAAGGATTGTAACTTAAAAAAACTGctattatcaatatttttttatatacatatatgaaaaagGAGTCActcataagctgttttcagatgtgaACTCTTAAAAATGTCTGGGAAATTGGGTCCGCCCACCTGgataccctaaccctaaccctaacccttccaAAGAATTTTTGCTGTCTGTGTCACTTTGTaaagtgtgttagtgtgtcttTGGCAGATGAGCTGACGGTGAACGGCCAGTACCAGTGTCTTGCAGAGCTGTCCACCTCCCCGGTCACCGTGTGCCACGGTACAGGCATTTCCTGTAGCAACGCGCACAACGACGCAGCACACAGTGCCCTGCAATACATCAAGATCATGGCCTCCATCAAGTAAACACAACCACAGTCGTTTTACCCATGTTGTCGCATATATCTGATAATGTCCTGTCGCGGTGAGGCTGTAGTTTATTCTTCCCACTAAGTCTTCCTGCGTGGGGTTGATGAGAGGTCAAggtatatttttataaatatgtatatcaCAAAGCAAAATCATGATAATGCTCAAAACCAACTCAAAGTACATCTGCTTGAATCTAGCAGCTTAGGAGCAATGTTAATCAGTCAATATTAAGAATAAAATCTAAATCACTTGTCTTCAGGTTGCTAGGATATTATCATGTATTACATAGGACAAGGACATGTTTAAGGGAACGCTGCGGTGAATATTATGAAGCACGTCCTcgtgacattttaaatgcattttttgaaatatttaactttatttatccacagagtggttttttttattgaatatgttgcctttttttagtcaaatgcttttAGGTTCCAGTCGAGCTGTCGACAGCCAACAGAAGACTATAAACTTATAATTCAGTTCAGAGATTCCTGCCTTTCTATTAAACTCAAATGAACGAAAGTTGCCTGAAAATGAAAGGGAATTGGAAGAGATTATTTagactttttaaatttgaaaaagacaaagtgcaatttatttttttcccccatttccatttttccatcTGTCTATGCAATCAACAGTTCATCCCCCTTTGTCATGACCCGGTTGACTCTGAAAATAGATATGACCACCTACTTTACCGTGTTCGCCCTTTCTGCTGGTCTTTTTTTATGCAGTCTGTGCCTCACGCAGTAGAACCTAGAAGTAAATTCTGTGatatattaatttcatttacTGACCGGTGTCCTCTGCTGTATGAACTGAACTTTGTCAGTGAAAagtaacagcagcaacaacatgtGTAATAAGCcagaaaataaatccaaacattaaatgttaataaGTGTTTGTTTCCATCAATGGTCTCACAGTAAACGGCACTGAGAGCAGATTGCTTTGTTGCCCGGAGGAGTTGTTGCAGTGTTTGTGAATGAAACATCTCTCCGGGGAGTTGACATCATGACAGCCATGAATTTATGAGGCAGCGCATCCTGTTGTATTAATACAGAGGCAATTCCATCAGGGCCTGTGCACTGGTTCATTCGTCCTTGATTTGTGCCATTTAATAACGAAGAGACAAGAAAGATTATGCCGATTGCACAAAAAGGATGgtaaaaatatattacatcATATCACATCTGCAGAGAGCAGAGTCAATTTAGATGATTAAACTGTTAGTCGATGCacagataaatgaaaaaagggttTTGAATCATGATTAATCATTctcaagcaaaaatgccaaaacaaCTGTAATCATCACTTCTAAATTTGGGATATTTCTTGcctgttttatttgatattaaaatcaatatCTTTAGATTTCCAACTGTTGTTCAAACAAAACTAGACGTGTGAAGACTTAAAGATAATTTGACTCATGTGGACCACATGTTCTCATTCCTATGACCACGTCTTTTACATATAAACCACACATTcttcacattttacagttttattagAACAAGCACTATGTAGCAGCAGTGTACAGTGTTCATGGAAAGATATGTACTTTGTTAAAATTGCACTTTAGAAGGTACCCATTAGGAAAAAagatctaaaagaaaaaaattagctTTGTGAAACTTGTctgtccaaaacaaaacacgagagtccaattgaaaaaaaactaaaactaaaaaaaactaaaaacctcttttttctttataaggCATCTGCATCATTCATTGGCAGGCTAAGTTGTCCTAGACATGCAGGTTGAACAATGGACAAAGAAAGCATGAAAAGgtttcatgatttattttttttcactacaGTCTGACACTGATACCAAACACTACGCAAAGCATCGCCCGACCTCCACTCGACACTGCTGGGATTCAGTCAtggccacaaaaaaacaaccactgatGCAGGAGGAGATAGGAATCAGCGTTTGCAGTAGTAGTGAcccattttctttaaatgtgctGTATTTACAAGGATCAACAAAAATGTACCAATTACATGTCGGAGGAACGGAGCAGTGCAGAACATCTTTGAACACTGCAAGCATTGTACAGTCAGATAAACACTCATAACATCAAAGACGTCTCCCTCAAAATCCACAGCTAACTCCTCAATTGAATCTGTCATCTGCAGGCAGGTGGAGACCGGAGAATGAGCCATGTTTGACTTGTTAATGGCAGATACCTTATTCTAGTCCTGGGGATTCTCATCAGAAGTGTTTTGTGAGGCATTAATTAAATGCATTAAGGCACAGCGAGTGAAATCGACGCTGACGAGTCATAGCATTGAGTTTCTAATCCGGGACCAAATTAAAAGCACGTGACATACatcaagaaaaaggaaaaaaatatatatgaatgcaAAGCAGTACGTCTTTTTTGGTTCGTAACTTACAGTACCATGTGAACAGTGCACAGGATGGTTTTAGCTTCACATAGTTTTCATTCTACATAATTATAtcccctccctcgtcctcaCCCTGCGGTCTTGAACGAGGGGGAATCCACTTAAAATGTGCTCCCGTACAAGTCGACAATGTGTGACTGCTCGTGTGTGTTGGGGTCGAGTTTGATCGAAAACCCTGTGTTATATTTTTCTTGCTCTCTAACGTCTAAAGTGTTAAAGCTACTCTGCTTTGCAATAAATATAAACACTTCAAATAAGTAACTTGCAGAAGCCCAAGTCATAGCAGTTGAGTCTCTGGGGAATCAGacacattaaatgaaaaagcaTTAATGCTCATACAGTGTTATTGTTACTGTACAAAAATTGTTTGGCTTTTACGTTTAAAACTAACTATCGTCCAGTATCCTGAAGCTGCATTTACATGGGACGACCTGCAGGTGTCTCTGGTGTTTCTTAGCTGTACAAGTGGCTGTGCGATTCACTGAcataattaatttattaaacaGGAGAAAATGTTGTCTTCATAACTGACTAATAATGTAggccatgaaaaaaacaatggtggTAATATTGTCAAGAACGCCAAGATTTAATTCCTTTCTTCTGTTGCAGAATATAAATGAACATTTAGTTGTTAGTCAGATTAAGGATGTGTATTTGACATCGCTTTGCCAAACTGTGATGGGAATTTGTCATCGTCTTTGACAGATAGTGATTGATTTAATGGCTGGAtagtttttattcaaaataagcTCTAAAGCCGTGTGGCTGGGTGTACAGTAAATAAGTGTTTGGTCACTTAATGGATATATATGACAGTTTTGttgacctccaccaaggaggttgtgttttcatctgtctgtttgtttgttagcaggattacgcaaaaaaaaaaaaaaaagctaaagttATTTCCATCAATCATGGAGGGATATGGTTTGGGCCTGGGAAGAACTCcttatcagaccacttcctttcgactttaatatttcttctttaagaactagacaatcatgtgtaggatAATTTGTTCGggcttggcagaggtatgcactctactcTGTACTATTCTAGTTTTTTATGTGAATGTTTCATGGTCAACTCTGTTTTTATATAAAGCAGAAAAGCATTTGTACAACCTACTACACAATCTTGTAATCTTGATTGAACGTCCACGTGTCTCATGTTTGAGTGTCTGTAATTTCTCTGAAACGCTCAGGAGACTTGAGTGTGTGCCCACTAAACATGAAGGGAgtgatgtatgtatttatgtcaCCTTGTGATTCAGAGGAGTTGGTTTCATGTAACAATGTTTATAATTAGACAGGGGGGAGGGATCGAAGGGAGGCCCGGCCCAGTTGGGGGAGGGGGTTTGAAGTAAATGAGTAGCttcccgagagagagagagacagagcactGCTATCACACAGATTCAACAGTATTAAAAGCCgagaataaattaaatcagCTAGTTCACATAGTACTTTCTCACTAAATTCTGAGTCCAagatattttataaaaatacttctttttttccccctttaataATTGATGATATGGTAAATGCTGCTTGATGCCAGTGAAAGCTGCTTTCTAAACATGCACACTTATCGTAGGTAATCAAAACGCCTAGACTTCATAGACTAGTCTAACCCAAACGGCTGTCAGAAATCAAATGGCTTCAACTTAAATGGGCTAAATTGTGTGTGACATGTTGTTTTAAGGCAAAGACATACTCAGAAGACAAAGGAGCCGAGAAAAGATCTACATAGGAGTGTTACGACTGTTGTAGCCCTGACAACCCAGCTCGGAGAAGCACAATGAAGTTGACCCTACAGGATGTTTTCCGTGGATGGACGAGCTGGTGGCGGCGCCACAGAACCTCGACAGCGTCACTGGGCATCAGTCCATCCCTCAGCCCGGCAGCCGGTCCTATCCACGCACACAGATGTTTTAGCATCGACACGTTTCTCTCAACACCTTATTGTGCACAAGTAACAGCCCGTGATGACGATATGACGGACAAACCAGTCCCTTCGCTACCACAGGTTCGCTGTGGATTCCATATTGATGAAGCCGGGGTTTTTGCGGAGCTCCCAGTACATGTTGTTGGAGACCCACCTCTCCCTGTGATTGGCATCAACCACTTTCCTGGAAGGAAAATACACAGGTGACAGTTGTAAGTGATGAACCTGAAAACAATGAGgtccaaaagaaaaagtgattcACATCTCATCCTGGCTGTAAAACATCCCAGAGGCCAGATGTGCAAATGATATGCGAGCACAAAAAACCCCGCGTACACTATTTCCTGAACATTAACTGAAGTTCGTTGAGAAAGTCCTCATCAGCTTAATGCCGTTAGATACACTTGGCAAACTTTAAAAGTTATCATTTTTTGTATCCTTTCTTATTGTGTCCACTGCGGTGCTGAAGGAACAAAAATACATTCCCCCGTATACTGAGTGTTATGTTCGGAGACAATGGCAGTTCATTTGACCTTTTAccttgtttttataaaaacagtAGTGGTGAGAATttgcacagcaaacacacacagcagacaacgTATACACGTGGGTTTCCAGAGCGATCAGATGAGGGCATGATGAGATGCAGGTGGAAAAATAAGGGGAGAGACAAAACCTAGTGATAATTCCGCAACTTTCACTATATACAGTGATATATAAATCGGGCTCAAAGATACATTTTGATCAATTACTGTGgtgaatttgagtttttttttgttatttatctgATTACTTTTCAGAAGTTTAATAATGAATATGAGCTAGAAATGCTGAAACAGGTCttaatgtgacacattttgttgaattgcacaactgtgtttctgttattttacagGCAAACTTGTTAATCTCTTTACCCTACGGTGTTTGAGTAAAAATCAAGCCTTGAAGACTGAGATTTCTATAATTGAACAACACAAACGCAACGAAAAGATGAATCTGCATGTGTATCTCAGTTTCAGGTGAGAACCTATACAGATGTGCTCACTGGTCCCTGTGCTTACTTGAAGAAGCGTGGCTCCAGTTTGATGTTGTTCTCCTCGTTACACTTCCTCCTGGATCTCTGCATGTCCTCGATACGCTGCTTCTCCGAGGATGCCATCTCCAAGTTCCCGTCTTCGAGATGCCTGTGTGACCGAAAACAACGCGTCGCCGTGAACGCACACCAGTAAGTCACACTACGACACAAGTACATCAGACAGTGCGAAACAAAACTAGCTATTGAGCTTTAGCAGGAcatcgtcagacaaaaacaatcttAACAGCAGATTAACTTCACTTGAATACAGTCAACTTGTATTTTCTCAGTCAGAGGCAGAATCACATCACGTTATATTGGCTCATGATGGCGGTTGAGAATGTGATGCTGTACCTTTGATCAGGCCTGAATCTGGCATCTGTTCGCGGCAGGACGTCTTTCAACTCGGGGCAAAGCTCATTCAGTTCAATGGCGAACCTGGTGAAGCCATAGTACAGCTCATAGTCCGTGGGCATGGAGCCTGACGAGGACAGAACGACATGGACATCAATCTTTACATCTTATAATCACTGTATCAACGTTAAAATCCTCTCCACCCCATCCACTGGCTCTTGTCAGGAGCAAAATCCAATGTCTAAATCGTTAAAAACTTCCAGTAAACTTAAAGTGAGCAGTAAAACCAGTTACACATCTAAGCTGAAGTCCAGCTTTGAGTGTGGAGGAGAAACTGGTGCCGACCTGGTCTCCAGACGCATTTGGCAGAAGGTGGGACACCGCAGTAAAGGCCCTCGTGCCACTTTCCAAAAAGCCTGTGGATCACCTTCCCTTCTTGATCCATCACAAATCCTTGAACCTCGTTCACATTGGAACTCCAGTAGTTTccctgaaagacaaaaagagcaCTGTTATCTTAGGTATTTTGAATGTCTTACACAGTAAATTGTAATAAGGAATAATGActgttaaaatcacaaaaagtgGTTTCTAATACAACATCCGTTTAATTCTCTGTTGTGGGTTTTCAGTCAGCACCAACAGACCTGTAGCCGACACGTTTCAACGTTTCATTATCGGAAAGTGTCacaaaaattaattcatttgtaATTCCGGAATTATGTGCCACTTGCCTAGGTCCATTAGGGTCACATTAACTGATGAATTACAAAGTATTACAAGGAGTTATATATAGCTGGCTAGTACAAAAATAATTGAGATATAAATGTTGATATACTTAATAGATAATTCTCTGCCTATTTTATATCCTACTGGTTTTCCATTACTCTTTTGCCAGTGTAACTGTGAAAACGGTAGTAAATGAATATCAATGAGGTATTAAGAAGTTAATTTGGTGAACACTGTAGAAACCCATTGACTTCTGTACCTTGACAAAGGTAAGTTTGCAGAGGCAGGCgctgctctttgtgtttctgatggTGATCTCCCCGTAGTGTTCGATCCACCTTCGTCCGCTGAGGATGTTGTGCACACAGGTGGTGACTTTGTTCCACTCATAATGATCTCCAAACCTGGAAAGACAAAGTGGCAGTTG contains the following coding sequences:
- the prkra gene encoding interferon-inducible double-stranded RNA-dependent protein kinase activator A homolog isoform X3 gives rise to the protein MSSAMSQEGFQSVAEESPGDTSLNALETQRGTPGKTPIQILHEYGTKSGNLPVYVLEKAEGEAHQPSFVFSVKIGDVSCTGQGPSKKAAKHQAAEAALSILQQDNETVCGNRVDGIPNRNIPVKSESNGVAAETNNHPNSVGILQELALQRGWRLPEYTVLMEAGPPHKREFTVTCRLESLSEKAVGNSKKGAKKAAAEKMIAKLQSLSGCSEITWMPKPSVRFENLRNSSAEKMCLLRRNPLSIPNTDYIQLMLELSNEQGFEVTYFDIVCLWQMS
- the prkra gene encoding interferon-inducible double-stranded RNA-dependent protein kinase activator A homolog isoform X1, with product MSSAMSQEGFQSVAEESPGDTSLNALETQRGTPGKTPIQILHEYGTKSGNLPVYVLEKAEGEAHQPSFVFSVKIGDVSCTGQGPSKKAAKHQAAEAALSILQQDNETVCGNRVDGIPNRNIPVKSESNGVAAETNNHPNSVGILQELALQRGWRLPEYTVLMEAGPPHKREFTVTCRLESLSEKAVGNSKKGAKKAAAEKMIAKLQSLSGCSEITWMPKPSVRFENLRNSSAEKMCLLRRNPLSIPNTDYIQLMLELSNEQGFEVTYFDIDELTVNGQYQCLAELSTSPVTVCHGTGISCSNAHNDAAHSALQYIKIMASIK
- the prkra gene encoding interferon-inducible double-stranded RNA-dependent protein kinase activator A homolog isoform X2; the protein is MSSAMSQEGFQSVAEESPGDTSLNALETQRGTPGKTPIQILHEYGTKSGNLPVYVLEKAEGEAHQPSFVFSVKIGDVSCTGQGPSKKAAKHQAAEAALSILQQDNETVNIPVKSESNGVAAETNNHPNSVGILQELALQRGWRLPEYTVLMEAGPPHKREFTVTCRLESLSEKAVGNSKKGAKKAAAEKMIAKLQSLSGCSEITWMPKPSVRFENLRNSSAEKMCLLRRNPLSIPNTDYIQLMLELSNEQGFEVTYFDIDELTVNGQYQCLAELSTSPVTVCHGTGISCSNAHNDAAHSALQYIKIMASIK